From Homalodisca vitripennis isolate AUS2020 chromosome 1, UT_GWSS_2.1, whole genome shotgun sequence, the proteins below share one genomic window:
- the LOC124359765 gene encoding juvenile hormone esterase-like — translation MEESVILQTRLGRLKGLVQQSVLTGKPYYSFRGIPYGKPPLGELRFKVTFQIWAFGTNIWNDEQWHSASKQPVLATETQVLADGDEDCLYLNVYFNQLPEKGRSKKPVLVSIHGGGFLLGSGNSKTNGPDFLLYEDIIVVTFNYRCGAFGFLSLESDDVPGNAGLKDQTLALKWVRDNIDSFGGDPKNVTIFGISAGGASVAYNVISPLSRGLFHKAIIQSGFALNPWAVQHDPKSRAIKLAKVLGCEASEDPDFIVRFLQSVPADEIVGATQKMAAEKEYTRNYTLVFMPCV, via the exons ATGGAAGAGTCAGTTATCTTACAAACAAGGTTAGGCCGGCTGAAAGGTTTGGTCCAACAATCCGTTTTGACTGGGAAGCCTTATTATTCATTTCGAGGCATTCCTTATGGAAAACCACCACTTGGAGAACTCAGATTCAAGGTAACATTTCAGATTTG GGCCTTTGGTACCAATATCTGGAATGATGAACA ATGGCACAGTGCGTCTAAACAACCTGTTTTGGCAACAGAAACACAGGTATTAGCTGACGGGGATGAAGACTGCCTCTATCTCAACGTTTATTTCAACCAG cttCCAGAAAAAGGGAGATCTAAAAAGCCAGTCCTAGTTTCAATCCATGGAGGGGGCTTCCTTCTTGGATCTGGCAACTCAAAAACAAATGGTCCAGACTTCTTACTTTATGAAGACATCATCGTCGTTACTTTCAACTATCGTTGTGGTGCCTTtg gatTCCTGTCACTGGAAAGTGACGATGTCCCAGGGAACGCTGGACTCAAGGATCAGACTTTGGCCTTGAAGTGGGTTCGTGACAACATTGACAGTTTTGGTGGAGATCCCAAAAACGTCACTATTTTTGGTATCAGTGCTGGAGGAGCATCTGTAGCATACAATGTGATCTCTCCTTTATCAAGAG GACTGTTTCATAAGGCCATCATACAAAGTGGGTTTGCACTGAATCCATGGGCTGTACAGCATGATCCGAAGTCTCGTGCCATTAAACTAGCCAAGGTTCTAGGATGTGAGGCTTCTGAGGATCCTGATTTTATTGTTCGGTTTCTTCAGTCTGTGCCTGCAGATGAGATTGTTGGAGCTACACAGAAAATGGCCGCTGAAAAG GAATATACAAGAAACTACACATTGGTTTTTATGCCATGTGTTTGA